A region of Homo sapiens chromosome 17, GRCh38.p14 Primary Assembly DNA encodes the following proteins:
- the LRRC3C gene encoding leucine-rich repeat-containing protein 3C isoform X1 — translation MRMTSSSFVSYCTPGLCQFMAMLPTAGHLLPLLLVIGTGGTVPSPQVPPRGCYVAKEAGERTFRCSQAGLSAVPSGIPNDTRKLYLDANQLASVPAGAFQHLPVLEELDLSHNALAHLSGAAFQGLEGTLRHLDLSANQLASVPVEAFVGLQIQVNLSANPWHCDCALQEVLRQVRLVPGTGTGIVCGSGARPDLVGQEFLLLAGEEELCGSGWGGARRSTDVALLVTMGGWLTLMVAYLVHYVWQNRDETRRSLKRAPVLPVRSEDSSILSTVV, via the exons ATGCGTATGACCTCATCTTCCTTCGT ATCCTACTGCACTCCAGGACTATGCCAATTTATGGCCATGCTCCCAACAGCAGGTCacctcctgcccctcctgctgGTGATAGGCACAGGGggtactgtgcccagcccccaggtGCCTCCCCGGGGCTGTTATGTGGCAAAGGAAGCAGGTGAACGGACGTTCCGCTGCAGCCAGGCAGGCCTCAGTGCTGTGCCCTCCGGCATCCCCAATGACACCCGCAAGCTCTACCTGGATGCCAACCAGCTGGCATCGGTGCCTGCTGGTGCCTTCCAGCACCTGCCTGTCCTGGAGGAGTTGGATCTGTCCCATAATGCCCTTGCCCACCTCTCAGGGGCGGCTTTCCAGGGCCTGGAGGGCACATTGCGCCACCTCGACCTCTCTGCCAACCAGCTGGCCTCAGTGCCCGTGGAGGCCTTTGTGGGGCTACAGATCCAAGTGAACCTATCCGCAAACCCATGGCACTGTGACTGCGCCCTCCAGGAAGTGCTCCGGCAGGTGAGGCTGGTGCCGGGCACTGGGACAGGCATCGTGTGTGGCTCAGGAGCCCGACCGGACCTCGTGGGGCAGGAGTTCCTGCTGCTGGCAGGGGAGGAAGAGCTGTGTGGgtcggggtggggtggggcccgGAGGAGCACCGATGTGGCCCTGCTGGTCACCATGGGGGGCTGGCTGACACTCATGGTGGCTTATCTGGTGCATTATGTGTGGCAGAACCGAGATGAGACCAGGCGCTCCCTCAAGCGGGCCCCAGTGCTGCCCGTGCGTTCCGAGGACTCCTCCATCCTCAGCACAGTGGTCTGA